AAAGGTGTATAACAAAGATGAATATGTAATAAATGATATTAATAACTTCAATCTTTGTGGGGGTAAACTTACAAAGTGTGTGAGTGATGCTTCACCACTGCTTTGTTTATTGTTATGGTTTCCAAGAAAGAGAAGATGTTTTACTTACCAGCTGGATCGTATTCGGCTGAAATGAAAGAGAAAGCAGGTGAAATTCACATCTCATGAATGAAGGCAGAGACTTTTTCGCGTCTTCCTGAAAGAGGAAACATTTGTGTCCCTCACCTTGTCTGCTTCGGCGACgcttgatgatgaagatgatgatgaagatgccgGCCGCCAGAAGGACCACCACAGCGAGGACCGCCAGCGTGGCAGTGACGCTCACGTTGcctgttggtatggtatggtttaTTTGTTTGACAGCTGCTTCATAAGTCACATGAAGGAACATCAGGTGGTTACATTGACACTATTCAACATGTCCTAcatgtgtctttctcaccttcatggcttgcgttgctcaggatgcttcttctctccagcttggtgaccaggtcctctttgacgccagacagctggaacacacattcgtacttgccctccacctcggccgtcacctccactttcaggtccaccgacatctggaaggttccgtcgtggttggggagcagctctccgtgctccacgtcctcgaagatctgctcgccgtctttcctccaaaacaaGTCGGCTAGgtcggggtagaaacctgtcgccatgcaggtgaccggagaggatggcgtcttctggaggaggaacacctctggaagctctgcacaggaagtgacgtgtgAATGGAGGATGACGTGGAGAGAAGATGGAGTGAAAGAGAGAGAataaaggtaaagatggagagaaaaggagacaataaaggtaaagatagagataaatggacaaaatggaggtaaagatagaaaaaaaggagaaaatgtaggtaaagagagagagaaaaggagagaatgaaggtaaagatggagagaaaaggtgagaataaaagGTAAATATGGTGATAAAAGGAGATAATGTAGGTAAAGATTGAGAGAAAAGGAGACAATGAAGGGAAAGATGAGAGAAAAGAAGGCAAAGAtgcagaaaaaaggagaaaattgaggtaaagatggagggaaaaggagagaatgaagctaaagatggagagaaaaggagagaatgaaggtcaAGATGGAGAGAAATAGAGAGAATgggggtaaagatggagagaaaggaggtaaagatggagagagaaggagagaatgaaggtacaGATGGAGAGAAAATGTGAGAATAAAATGTAAAGATGGTgataaaaggagagaatggaggtaaagatagagagaaaaggagaaaatgaagggaaagattagagaaaagaaggcaaagatgcagaaaaaaggagaacatttgaggtaaagatggagagaaaaggagagaatgaaggtaaagatggagagaaaaggagagaataaaaggtcaagatggagagaaaaggagagaatgaaggtaaagatggagataaacggacaaaatggaggtaaagaaggagaaaaaaggagaaaatgtaGGTAAAGAAAGAGAAAAGGCGAGAATGAAGTAACGATGGAGTAAATGAAGATAAAGATGGAaagaaaaggtgagaataaaagATAAAGATTGTGATAAAAGAAGAGaatggagataaagatggagagaaaaggaaaaaATGAAGGGAAAGATGAGAGAAAAGGAAAAGATGCAGAAAAAGGGGGGGGAGAAaattgaggtaaagatggagcgAAAAGGAGATAATGtagataaagatggagagaaaaggagagaatgaggtaaagatagagagaaaggAGGTACAGATGGAAAGAGAAGGAGAGAATGAATATAAAGAGAAGGAGAGAATGAATATAAAGAGAAatggagagaatggaggtaaagatggagagaaaatgtGAGATTAAAATGTAAAGATGATGATAAAAGGAGAGaattgaggtaaagatggagagaaaaggaaaaaatgaagggaaagatgagagaaaagaaggaaaagatgcagaaaaaaggagaaaattgaggtaaagatggagagaaaaggagagaatgaaggtcaAGATGGAGAAAAAAGGAGAGCatggaggtaaaaatggagagaaaaggagacaatggaggtcaagatggagagaaaaggagagaatgaaggtgaagatggagagaaaagtagagattggaggtaaagatgaagagaaaaggagagaatgaaggtaaatatgaaaagaaaaggagagaatgaaggtcaagatagagagaaaaggagagaatgtagGTAAAGAAAGAGAAAAGGCGAGAATGAAGTAACGATGGagtaaatgaaggtaaagatggaaagaaaaggtgagaataaaagataaagattgtgataaaaggagagaatggagatgaagatggagagaaaaggaaaaaatgaagggaaagatgagagaaaagaaggaaaagatgcagaaaaaaggagaaaattgaGGAAAAGATGGAgcgaaaaggagagaatgaagataaagatggagagaaaaagagagaatggaggtaaagatggagagaaaggaggtaaagatggagagagaaGGAGAGAATGAAGATAAAGAGAAatggagagaatggaggtaaagatggagagaaaatgtGAGATTAAAATGTAAAGATGGTGAttaaaggagagaatggaggtgaagatggagagaaaaggagaaaaTGAAGGGAAAGATTAGCGAAAAGAAGGCAAAGATGCAGAAACAAGAAGAACatttgaggtaaagatggagagaatgaaggtaaagatggagaaaatGAGAGAATAAAAGGTCAAGTTGGAGAGAAATGGAgacaatgaaggtaaagatggcgaTAAACGgacaaaatggaggtaaagatggagaaaaaaggagaaaatgtaGGTAAAGAAAGAGAAAAGGCAAGAATGAAGTAACGATGGagtaaatgaaggtaaagatggaaagaaaaggtgagaataaaagataaagattgtgataaaaggagagaatggaggtaaagatggagagaaaaggaaaaaatgaagggaaagatgagagaaaagaaggaaaagatgcagaaaaaaggagaaaattgaggtaaagatgaagagaaaaggagagaatggaggtcaagatggagagaaacggacaaaatggaggtaaagaAATAGAAAAGGCGAGAATGAAGTAACGATGGagtaaatgaaggtaaagatggagagaaaaggagataatgaaggtaaagatggagagaaaaggagagaatggagataaagatggagagaaaaggaggtgaagagaaaagagtataaagagacagagtgtaatgtcagtaatgttcctatagggggagtgctaacatgttaaaaggtgaaagtacaaggtgtgcttctacctgttctcattaggaccttcttcccatactccacatacttcttcaagtaagaaggacaTTCCTCAGTGTAATAATACTTAGTGTCGTCTAGATCAAGTATGTTCTGGTCCCACTTGAGTTTGGTGGGGAAAGCTTGTTGTTTTGCTGCAGTAAATGTCCATGTCTTCATGTCCAACGATATGaaatcttctccatcataacTGATCTGCTCCCAACCTTTAacctcatcagtctcatcattccattcacatcctgACATCTTCTGGAAAGTGTGAACACCTGAGAGacacaaagtgttgtaaagcaGAGTGAAACTAACACACAACATGTCTTTGTTGTaggttattatgggatggacagagacaaggtatatcagtgcagtaatgtgtgtttttaatacagtataaacatatcaaatatattagaatagtagaaagttcaacataaacaaacctccagtttggttgaaacgcttcttaagtgtttcaatgttgtatttgtagacATGTTCTCTAACAACATTCCTCTCTGTTACTCTCTGCCAGTAGTTTGGAtcctctgctgtgattttgttcatccagtcctgtttggattctgctttcctgatgttgctgtcatagtaaataatctcaactccatcaacataaccaacactcacatactctgggaagtttggaacttgagaggaTGCAGTGCGGAAATACTTGAGTGAATGAATCACTGAAAGACAAAAGGCAGAAAAACAACATTTGATTCTTTAGTTTCATGTTGAACAATTCCTATTTGAAATGATGCTGTCTTCATTTCAACTTCAAACACTGCTGCTTCTCACAGTAAACAATCACTTCCTGTTCTAAGAGACAATAACAGCGTTTGTCTTTGACTTCATATTTATACCTCACTTTAAGACCACACACATGAATAACTTGACTTATTTCCTTCTACAACCGtaagtgtcaaataaatataTGACATTATTGCTAGCAGAGAAGTAAAAGTAGTTTTTGTAGGTGAGGGGAAGTTCAAActagtgatgtcactgccaaagcatggaaatatagcagcgccttatggaatgtttacaatggaatacaacaacaatattagaatactcttcatttaaatattaggactattcccagtaaaaaaagcatttaagaaacatttaaagtcactttttagacttaagagttaatctttcatgttatcagtttgagaactattttctttttctctttcctttcttttatgaaATGAGCATGTAGGAATGAGGTGTATAAAGTTGTAAAGAAAGTGGACTTACCAGGCGTCACGCTGTGTGTTTGTACAACTAGGAGAAAGAAGAAAAGCAAGTTCATCATTAAATGTCACAAGTGCCGAAGTCAataaaaaaagtttctagttttaATCCTCAGAGAAAAGCAAGGCGACGACAACTTGCTTGACGAGTAAACATGAAATGGACGCCAAGGCGGAAACGAGATTGTATAAAATCACGTGACTTGAAAGAACTTTCTGGAGGAGGAGACAAATATTTGACAGCAACGCAGCTAACAcatgaatattaacaaaataaaagtcatatCAAGAATAAAAGTGAATCTAGCGAGGGTGACGTCATGTTTTTTGACGCAGCTTtattataatacacacacacacactttataggaacaatacacaacaacaagaTGAACCTTTTACATAAGTCATATTGTAGCGTCTAAGCCATGCATGTCCAAAGGGCGGCCCGAGGGCCATTCGTGGCCCCCAGCTAATTTGTTAACGGCCCccggcacattctgaaaatactacaataaaaatgtaaaacatgaaaaagtgtaataaaagagtaaacaggtgaaatgtaacaagaaaaagtggcaatgttgacactaataacacaaagctgccatgtggactgttattgacctattgaaggctccaattacttcactggaacaattccactttgaaatattttggggggaaaatattgcatattttgtgcgaaacatagttttctttcacaaaaagggcatcaaacaaacaaacaaacaaaaaatgaaaaaattataaaatcttataatcaacagatctacagacttaagcgttaaaagtaaaaaaaaaaaaaaaaatagaaatttggcttattttcaacacttattctttttattttgttattgttatgaattattgacctatttaaggttccaattacttcacatcaaatattccacgttgaaatattttggggggaaatgttgcatagtttgtgtgtttgccatataaataaGGGTTTTGACATAAAGGgcataaacataaaaacaacatttaaaaaaacgttataacgacagacagacctgaagttgatatcGAGATTCAAgcgttaaatgaaaaaataatttatgacttatttctaacattttttatgactgagacccttccgggtacccgggaccaaacttgaggaaaGCCATAaaggttaggaaaaaaaaaaactatatattgtattggttttaaaaaaggaaaaatataaaaatggcccccgcatgctttgatttttcagtctgtggccctgagtggaaaaagtttggacacccctggtctaagcgtttaaaacactcttttaaaaggacaaaaaactattttatttgtaactgtttgtatgtgtgtaataATTGAAGAAttgaacatacatatacaatgcACACACATATCAAGGCACTTTCAATATTcaatattttatagcaagttaaACAATTACATAGgaatataaaataaatcaaattaaatacaatgcTCATACCAACCACACCTTGAAAAATAAGACACAATACAAATTagattaaaataaaacatatataagtaaatataataaattaaaattggGCTTATTAAAAACAACTTACATTTCTccaataaatatttaaatttaaGGCTGTTTTTACTTCTTACCATTTTCCAATATGTAATTAATATTTTAATGTAGGAGATTGGGTTTCACTTTAAGAAAGCGACTTTTGTGTATGAAAAATGTAGCTCGCACGAGCtgagttgcatatgacgtcatacCGTTTGTTCTTCTTCGTGGCTTAAttgacacgatggtcaagcagctggaGCGTAGaactaaaacaagtgagagtgagtgtagagtttgagcacaaAATGTCCTATAAAAAGATCAGAATCACAAtcatcaggccacatcaggactacctcctgatgtggcctcaaactgatgccaaaagatcagatgtgAAGGACTTTGGAGCGTTTGGACtgtcaaaaaaaatcaaatctTTATCACTTGAGGGCAGAAAaataatcagatttggtgtgcagtaaaCGGGTCATTAgacttgctcagtggccttgtggttagagtgtctgccctgagactggaaggtggagagttcaaaccctggccgagtcataccaaagaccaatgggacccattacctccctgcttggcactcagaatcaagggttggaattgggggttaaaccaccaaaaatgattcccgggcgtggcaccgctgctgctcactgctcccctcacttcccagggggtgaacaaggggatgggtcaaatgcagaggacaaatttccccacacctagtgtgtgtgtgactattgttggtactttcactttaacttaacttctcTTATTATTGCAACAACAATGCCAACACACAGCAATTCCACTCAATCTAGGCCAAGCTGGCTGTGCACTGTGGCATTGAACCCAGCAAAACTGGAAATGCCACAGCACAAGACAACACTAAGATCCTCCCTATGACGAAGGACTCGGAGGACAGCATTCCAGATGCCTTTGAGGTGGTGCCAAGAGTTCTTGTCCAGCATGACTATGCCAACTGGACACCACCTCAGAACTGTCCCTTACCTAACAACCGTGTCACATACATTGGTGGCTGGGTGGTAAGAAACATTCTCACTAGGCTAACGTGTCACACATGTAGATTTGTCTTAGTTACAGAAGTTCTCACACGGTCATACCacttattaaaatgaataaacaatggtggacttattattattaatgtaatatataGATATTGATATaatgtacaaataataaaatgatatatatttatatatacacagacacacacatgacaTAGCCCACATTCCTGTAGAGTTACATTCTTCTATTTACAGGTTTATGGATTTTCTATGAACTAGAATGTAACACTAATTCCATATAGGTGTATTGAGGGGATAAAAATAGTGTTTAAACAATAGTTTCTCTGTGGGTGGAAATTAAACAGTTTGAGTGGTAATGAATTTACATGAAAGTCACAACAGAAAACGTATACCTCCCAATCTCATAAATACGGCATTTGTAATTATACACCATATTGAATGTGAATTCACAAGATAATATTTAACCATTTTACTTTGAAGACTCCAATCATTAGATTCAAGTCAATCATATTAAAACCCTCTTCAACACATTTAATCATTGCTACTTTTCTTATATAATGACATTTGCTTTTCCACATGAATTTTAGGTTGACGTCATCAATAGTTGTGACAATCTTGGTTGTAGTAGGCAGGGAACAAGCCGGGTAGATAAGTCTGGACATGCTATCCATTTTAGTCAGCAAGATTCTTCCAAAGATGGATAAGTCCCGCTGAAGCCACCTGTTTAGGATTGATTTACAGCCATCAATATACGCTTTTCCAAGTTGACCTTATCTGCTCTGATCTTATTTGTTACATTAAACAATGCCTAAATATTTGCCCTCATCTTTCACTTTGATATTGTGCAATGTTGTGCTTGGACAATGGTGTAAGGTGAGGATTTCACACTTGTCCATGTTGAAGTCCAGTCCAGAAGCTTTAGAAAACAAATCAATAGCTTGTAGGGCCAAAGGGATTTTCAAAAGCTGTGTGAAAtcaattggaaagttagcgccctctagacatctgtgtaaatgttgcaaacagcccctttaaggcctttggaaatgttccagtctgaagtgagacGTTAACTAGATGAAGGAATTGTGGTGacaaactgctcagcacagactttagaaatctagtgggtaactCATCAAGGTGTGTATGTTAATGTTAGATATGTGCCATCTCCAAGCAGAAGAAAATCTTTGACCTCGGCTCTTGGCACAGTTGTTCTGTCCATCTGACGCTTTGTGCTGACTTCACCGATGTTATAGTTTTATTTCTGTTAATGATAGTTAATCACATTTGGCAGTTCTGCCTCGCATGGGTTAGATTCCAAGCCAGGGTTCAATTCCAAGCCAGGGTTGGATCAGAAAGTAAAAACTAAAGCTGAAACAATTCATGTGATTGACTCGCTGTGGCCAAAGTGCTAAAAGTGGGAGGAGGGGAAAAGCATGAGGCTGAATCTTCTGGTGgcaaagcatccaagaaaaggaaagtgaaatgtgaaattagacacggtaaagccaaacattgactggaCGCTTGATCCAAGTCGCTTAACCGCAGTGACCATCATGAAAGATAAAGATGGTACATTTCAACATGATAGGATCTGCCGCTATGAATATTAATGAGCTACCTGTTACATCTCAGGGCAACAGGTGTGTACTTGTGGTCATGGACTACTTTACACGGTATGTCAACCTTTTTCCAGCGTGCctttaaatccaggggagacagggccttctctgtggtcggccctaagctctagaacactctgcccctccatgttcaaactgctcccacagtggagtgttttaagtctcgtcttaagacccacttttattatcgcatcaattcctagatatggtcgaaactacttaaagtgcactacgtataataaacgcaacattattaatattgctaccacggataatttaaacaaaaactcgtcaaaacagcccaatacttataatatgggctttttaaacataagatcattgtctcccaaaacgttattagttaatgaggtcattagagacaacaatcttaacgtcattggtcttagcgaaacctggctcaaaccagacgatttttttgcgctaaatgaggcatctcctcctaactatatgaatgcgcatattgcccgtcccctcaaaaggggtgggggcggggggccgcactaatatacaatgaaaactttaaccttacccctaacctaaaaaataaatacaaatcgtttgaggtgcttactatgaggtctgtcgcaccgctgcctctcgatatggctgttatctaccgctccccagggccctactcggactttatcaatgaattctcagagttcgttgctgatctagtgacgcacgcagacaatataatcataatgggggactttaatatccatatgaataccccatcggaccctcagtgcgtggcgctccagactataattgatagctgtggtcttacacaaataataaatgaacctacgcatcgcaacggtaatacgatagatctagtgctggtcaggggtgtcaccacctccaaagttatggtactcccgtatacaaaagtaatgtccgatcattaccttataaaattcgaagttctgactcattgtcaacaaactaataataataataactgctatagcagccgcaacattaatgctgccacaacgatgactcttgctgacctactgccttcggtaatggcaccattcccaaattatgtcggctctattgataacctaactaacaactttgacaataccctgcgcgaaaccattgatagtatagcaccgctaaaacaaaaaagggcccctaaaaggcgcaccccatggtttacagaagaaaccagagcccataaattatcatgtagaaagttggaacgcaaatggcgcgcgaccaagcttgaagttttccatcaagcatggagtgatagtttaatatcgtataaacgcatgcttacc
The sequence above is drawn from the Nerophis lumbriciformis linkage group LG33, RoL_Nlum_v2.1, whole genome shotgun sequence genome and encodes:
- the LOC133575544 gene encoding major histocompatibility complex class I-related gene protein-like isoform X1 gives rise to the protein MMNLLFFFLLVVQTHSVTPVIHSLKYFRTASSQVPNFPEYVSVGYVDGVEIIYYDSNIRKAESKQDWMNKITAEDPNYWQRVTERNVVREHVYKYNIETLKKRFNQTGGVHTFQKMSGCEWNDETDEVKGWEQISYDGEDFISLDMKTWTFTAAKQQAFPTKLKWDQNILDLDDTKYYYTEECPSYLKKYVEYGKKVLMRTELPEVFLLQKTPSSPVTCMATGFYPDLADLFWRKDGEQIFEDVEHGELLPNHDGTFQMSVDLKVEVTAEVEGKYECVFQLSGVKEDLVTKLERRSILSNASHEGNVSVTATLAVLAVVVLLAAGIFIIIFIIKRRRSRQGEGHKCFLFQEDAKKSLPSFMRCEFHLLSLSFQPNTIQLVSKTSSLSWKP
- the LOC133575544 gene encoding major histocompatibility complex class I-related gene protein-like isoform X2, yielding MMNLLFFFLLVVQTHSVTPVIHSLKYFRTASSQVPNFPEYVSVGYVDGVEIIYYDSNIRKAESKQDWMNKITAEDPNYWQRVTERNVVREHVYKYNIETLKKRFNQTGGVHTFQKMSGCEWNDETDEVKGWEQISYDGEDFISLDMKTWTFTAAKQQAFPTKLKWDQNILDLDDTKYYYTEECPSYLKKYVEYGKKVLMRTELPEVFLLQKTPSSPVTCMATGFYPDLADLFWRKDGEQIFEDVEHGELLPNHDGTFQMSVDLKVEVTAEVEGKYECVFQLSGVKEDLVTKLERRSILSNASHEGNVSVTATLAVLAVVVLLAAGIFIIIFIIKRRRSRQAEYDPAGK